A single region of the Zootoca vivipara chromosome 2, rZooViv1.1, whole genome shotgun sequence genome encodes:
- the LOC132591583 gene encoding butyrophilin subfamily 1 member A1-like produces YSLFLIFPPTANVTLDPDTAHPQLILSKNRKIVRLGNEKQVLPNNPERFSYWFCVLGRERFTAGRHFWDVTVGSGKLWAVGVARKSVRRKGHFPLRPEEGVWALEKCEGKYFPDDSPLSLNEEPRRIRVTLDYEGGCVSFSDADSGAELYTFSGASFSGETLLPFFFQSEKKTHLSIS; encoded by the coding sequence TATTCTCTTTTCCTCATCTTTCCCCCAACAGCAAATGtgactctggatccagacacagcccatCCGCAACTCATTCTGTCCAAGAATAGGAAAATAGTGAGATTGGGAAACGAAAAGCAAGTCCTGCCCAACAATCCTGAGAGATTCAGCTACTGGTTTTGTGTGTTGGGACGTGAGAgattcacagcaggcagacatttctgggatGTCACTGTGGGAAGTGGGAAATTGTGGGCTGTGGGGGTTGCCAGGAAATCTGTGAGGAGAAAGGGCCACTTCCCCTTAAGGCCTGAGGAGGGTGTGTGggctttggagaagtgtgaaggcAAGTACTTCCCTGATGACTCTCCTCTGTCCCTGAATGAGGAGCCCAGGAGGATCcgggtgactctggactatgaagGGGGATGTGTGTCTTTTTCTGACGCTGACTCAGGAGCCGAACTCTACACGTTCTCAGGAGCCTCGTTCTCTggagagaccctcctccctttcttttttcagtccgaaaaaaaaacccacctcagtATCTCCTGA